The Actinobacillus equuli genome includes a window with the following:
- the recD gene encoding exodeoxyribonuclease V subunit alpha, protein MLTLLETLKAENHLSELNYQFAKMIAHKQQAYNYNEQQQNLAILLAALLSYHVMQGHTALRLDSNSAQSFFGLEHKKLGRDFQSEILQKIGGISPFEWQDILHEHIAFSHSPMQIAPMLFQHGLLYFYRYWQAEHNIARYLQQAVEFPEEFENTDLDKQILFELFPEKTTEIDWQKIAVATALRQRFCVISGGPGTGKTTTVAKLLVALQARQYRQQKSALNIALVAPTGKAAARLKESISNSFEKMQLTFEIPTYASTIHRLLGVRPNSDTPTYHVKNPLHLDLLVVDEASMIDLSLMEKLMNALKPSTRLIILGDKDQLASVEAGAIMGELGEFVQLGYSSVHCEYLYKVTGYSLSEQSNVLPICDTLCHLQKSHRFSEHSGIGQLAALVNQQKENESWRIFTKSQTDLVCIKYPSTTQFAEKRQWVQHCVNLVVEKAVEHYQVYLKLVQQRVSNPNKISANEIFEAFQKVRFLSALRVSELGSERLNQNIAEALKKARLLNFAFSRDSYAGKPILITQNSPQNNIYSGDIGIILPDEHNQLRVYFDTKVENTHLSLSLSRLPEHEVAYVMTVHKSQGSEFEHTFFIMPLNSAPVITKELIYTAVTRAKQTFTLFSEEKVWKIGVRANVQRQSGLQEQLKNMFS, encoded by the coding sequence ATGTTAACACTCCTCGAAACGCTTAAAGCGGAAAATCACCTCTCTGAACTGAATTATCAATTTGCCAAAATGATTGCGCATAAGCAGCAGGCGTACAACTATAATGAACAGCAACAAAACCTCGCTATTTTATTAGCCGCATTGCTTTCATATCATGTTATGCAAGGACATACCGCATTACGACTAGATTCAAATTCGGCACAATCTTTTTTTGGATTAGAACATAAAAAATTAGGGCGTGATTTTCAGAGTGAGATTTTGCAAAAAATAGGCGGAATCTCACCGTTTGAGTGGCAAGATATATTGCATGAGCATATTGCATTTAGCCATTCTCCAATGCAAATTGCCCCAATGCTATTTCAGCATGGCTTACTTTATTTTTATCGTTATTGGCAGGCGGAACATAACATCGCCCGATATTTACAACAAGCGGTCGAATTTCCGGAAGAATTTGAAAATACTGATTTGGACAAACAAATTCTTTTTGAGCTTTTCCCAGAAAAAACAACGGAAATTGATTGGCAAAAGATTGCAGTTGCCACCGCATTGCGTCAACGTTTTTGTGTGATTTCTGGTGGCCCGGGAACAGGAAAGACAACGACAGTCGCTAAATTATTAGTTGCCTTACAGGCTCGTCAATATCGTCAGCAGAAATCCGCACTTAATATTGCGCTGGTCGCTCCAACCGGTAAAGCAGCGGCACGCTTGAAAGAATCAATTAGTAATAGCTTTGAAAAGATGCAACTTACGTTTGAGATTCCTACCTATGCCTCAACGATTCATCGTTTACTCGGCGTGCGTCCAAATTCAGATACGCCGACATACCATGTGAAAAATCCGTTACATCTCGATTTATTAGTGGTGGATGAGGCATCAATGATTGACCTATCATTAATGGAAAAATTAATGAATGCATTGAAGCCGAGTACACGTTTGATCATCTTAGGTGATAAAGATCAGCTCGCATCGGTAGAAGCTGGTGCAATTATGGGAGAACTCGGTGAGTTTGTGCAACTAGGGTATAGCTCGGTACATTGCGAGTATCTATATAAGGTGACAGGCTATTCATTGAGTGAACAATCAAACGTATTACCGATTTGCGATACGCTTTGCCATTTGCAAAAAAGTCATCGCTTTAGTGAGCATTCTGGTATCGGGCAATTGGCTGCATTAGTGAATCAGCAGAAAGAGAATGAGTCTTGGCGGATTTTTACTAAATCCCAAACGGATTTAGTCTGTATCAAATATCCTAGTACTACTCAATTTGCAGAAAAACGCCAGTGGGTTCAGCATTGTGTCAATTTAGTGGTTGAGAAAGCAGTAGAGCACTATCAGGTGTATCTAAAATTGGTACAACAACGCGTGAGTAATCCGAATAAGATCTCTGCGAATGAAATTTTTGAAGCATTTCAGAAAGTGAGATTTTTATCGGCGCTAAGAGTCAGTGAATTAGGCAGCGAACGTTTAAATCAGAACATTGCAGAAGCATTAAAAAAAGCCCGTCTACTTAATTTTGCTTTTAGCCGTGATAGTTATGCGGGAAAACCGATTTTAATTACGCAAAATTCTCCTCAAAATAATATTTATAGCGGTGATATCGGTATTATTTTGCCTGATGAACATAATCAGCTAAGAGTCTATTTTGATACGAAAGTAGAAAATACCCACTTAAGTTTGTCGCTTAGTCGTTTGCCTGAACATGAAGTTGCATACGTCATGACGGTTCATAAATCACAAGGTTCCGAGTTTGAGCATACTTTCTTTATTATGCCGTTAAACAGTGCGCCGGTTATCACTAAAGAACTTATTTATACGGCAGTCACTCGAGCGAAACAGACATTTACTTTATTTAGTGAAGAAAAAGTCTGGAAGATAGGGGTAAGAGCAAATGTACAACGCCAAAGTGGCTTGCAAGAGCAATTAAAAAACATGTTTAGCTAA
- a CDS encoding aminoacyl-histidine dipeptidase, translating to MSEISNLSPTLLWQWFDKVCSIPHPSYHEEQLANTLVEWAKSKNLFAERDEAGNVLIRKPATAGMENRQAIALQAHLDMVPQANAATKHDFLKDPIQPYIDGEWVKAKGTTLGADNGIGLASCMAVLEANDIAHPEIEVLLTMSEEVGMEGVLGLRPNWLTSNIMINTDTEDNGEIYIGCAGGENINLALPLEYQYPQFDKALNIILKGLQGGHSGCDIHTTRVNAIKLLSRILAETLSQSDFQLADIKGGSVRNAIPREASATIVFHANNQAKITACLAQLTEILSSELKLAEPNLTLLVEETNVPTQILTSEITQKAIHLLNLLPNGIIRNSDVVKNVVETSLSIGVLTIENKELVATILARSLIESGKTEVRAKINSLAVLTGAHAEFSGDYPGWEPDTSSIITPLTKKIYDEVLGYEAKIKVIHAGLECGLIKKVYPNMDLVSIGPTIRNAHSPDEKVHIPAVEIYWKLLTKLLAQAPTK from the coding sequence ATGTCTGAAATTTCAAATCTTTCTCCTACTCTACTATGGCAATGGTTTGATAAAGTGTGCTCGATTCCACACCCCTCATACCATGAAGAACAACTTGCGAATACACTCGTAGAATGGGCAAAATCAAAAAACCTATTTGCAGAGCGAGATGAAGCAGGCAATGTATTAATTCGTAAACCTGCAACAGCCGGCATGGAAAATCGCCAAGCTATCGCCTTACAAGCTCACTTAGATATGGTTCCACAAGCAAATGCCGCTACAAAACATGACTTTCTAAAAGATCCTATCCAACCTTATATTGACGGAGAATGGGTTAAAGCGAAAGGTACAACACTAGGCGCAGATAATGGTATCGGCCTCGCATCTTGTATGGCTGTATTAGAAGCAAATGACATTGCCCATCCGGAAATCGAAGTATTACTTACGATGAGCGAAGAAGTCGGCATGGAAGGCGTATTAGGCTTACGTCCGAATTGGTTAACATCAAATATTATGATCAATACCGATACGGAAGATAATGGCGAAATTTATATCGGCTGCGCAGGTGGAGAAAACATCAACTTAGCACTCCCGCTTGAATATCAATATCCGCAATTTGACAAAGCCCTAAATATTATCTTAAAAGGTTTACAAGGCGGACATTCCGGATGTGATATTCATACAACGCGAGTGAATGCAATCAAATTGTTATCAAGAATTCTAGCAGAGACACTCTCTCAGTCAGATTTTCAATTAGCCGATATCAAAGGCGGCTCAGTACGAAATGCCATTCCTCGAGAGGCTTCGGCAACGATTGTATTCCATGCAAATAATCAAGCAAAAATTACCGCTTGCTTAGCACAATTAACCGAAATTTTAAGCTCAGAACTAAAACTTGCTGAACCAAATCTCACTTTACTTGTAGAAGAAACTAACGTTCCTACACAAATTTTAACAAGTGAAATAACACAAAAAGCTATTCATTTACTTAATCTCTTGCCAAACGGCATTATCCGTAATAGTGATGTAGTAAAAAATGTTGTTGAAACATCTCTCAGCATCGGTGTATTGACTATCGAAAATAAAGAATTAGTAGCAACGATCCTTGCTCGCTCTTTAATTGAAAGTGGAAAAACTGAAGTTAGAGCAAAAATTAATTCTTTAGCTGTGCTTACTGGTGCTCATGCTGAATTTAGTGGAGATTACCCGGGTTGGGAACCTGATACTTCGTCTATCATTACACCATTAACGAAGAAAATTTATGATGAAGTTTTAGGCTATGAAGCAAAAATTAAAGTCATTCATGCAGGTCTCGAATGCGGATTAATTAAAAAAGTTTATCCAAATATGGACTTAGTCTCAATCGGACCAACCATCCGTAACGCTCACTCACCGGATGAGAAAGTACATATTCCTGCAGTTGAGATTTATTGGAAATTATTGACTAAACTGCTTGCTCAAGCTCCAACAAAATAA